A stretch of Spirochaetota bacterium DNA encodes these proteins:
- a CDS encoding helix-turn-helix transcriptional regulator, with product MQYTLKRICAGVHENAIIPTPTIGANGYYTVRKDIVSHDVALPVHRLYAVHSGQISARTDVQRCTMGAGAFLWVSAVYRHDITLRAGTRVSALDFSLTKSGKFVHLELPFAWFAHGGEPFMILSQAARDRWVKADGESRVRLKAYIILLLSSMERLIGERNRTRAVFTEGQRMAIAGLVTKRIHERISITDIAERLSLSRDYCSRLFTNTFRVSPRRYILEERMKAIARELLQSGGTVGDIAHRFGYESVHSFGRLFKQVLGVSPASVRRG from the coding sequence ATGCAGTATACGCTTAAGCGCATCTGTGCCGGTGTCCATGAGAACGCCATCATCCCGACACCGACGATAGGCGCCAATGGATACTACACGGTACGAAAGGATATCGTTTCACACGATGTTGCGCTCCCGGTTCATCGCCTCTATGCCGTGCACAGCGGGCAGATAAGTGCACGCACCGATGTCCAGCGCTGCACCATGGGGGCGGGTGCCTTTCTCTGGGTCTCGGCGGTATATCGGCATGACATTACGCTCCGTGCCGGTACGCGGGTGAGCGCACTCGATTTTTCACTGACAAAGAGCGGAAAGTTCGTACATTTAGAGCTGCCCTTTGCGTGGTTCGCACACGGCGGCGAGCCGTTCATGATACTCTCCCAGGCCGCGCGTGATCGATGGGTGAAGGCTGATGGTGAATCGCGTGTTCGCCTTAAGGCGTACATCATCCTGCTCTTGAGCTCCATGGAGCGTCTCATCGGGGAACGCAATCGCACCAGGGCCGTATTCACCGAAGGGCAGCGTATGGCGATCGCCGGTCTCGTGACGAAGCGCATCCATGAGCGCATCTCGATAACCGATATCGCGGAGCGGCTTTCGCTTTCGCGCGATTACTGCTCGCGATTGTTCACGAACACGTTCCGTGTGTCGCCGCGGCGCTACATTCTCGAGGAGCGTATGAAGGCGATAGCGCGGGAACTGCTGCAGAGCGGCGGTACGGTAGGTGATATCGCGCATCGTTTCGGATATGAGAGCGTGCATTCGTTCGGCAGGCTTTTCAAACAGGTGCTCGGCGTAAGCCCCGCGAGCGTGCGGCGCGGCTGA
- a CDS encoding endonuclease/exonuclease/phosphatase family protein: MRIMTCNIRYSAAKDGDDGWQFRKRFLVKTVLSRRPDIIGFQEVWEDQFAFLRKQLKGYDHYGLFMLPGAARKDPLNVIFYKRAGFELLNASAFYLSETPHIPASRSWDNSEYNPRHANWVLLKERSSGREFRFMNTHLDHEGQIARENQARIVCENANAYPQEFPQILTGDMNCDASNAAMKIYFSNDWVDTYEAVHGTPMPGYTFHAFKGSGYEHRDRTDKDYIDKMDWILVKGAVNISGALIVTDSRDGRYSSDHYFIIADVGVVPA, encoded by the coding sequence ATGCGAATAATGACATGCAATATCCGGTATTCCGCGGCAAAGGATGGGGATGACGGCTGGCAGTTCAGGAAGAGATTTCTGGTGAAGACCGTCCTGTCGAGAAGGCCCGATATCATTGGCTTCCAGGAAGTATGGGAAGATCAGTTCGCGTTCCTGAGGAAGCAGCTGAAAGGATACGATCATTACGGTTTATTCATGCTCCCCGGTGCAGCACGGAAAGACCCGCTCAATGTGATATTCTACAAGCGGGCGGGATTCGAATTGTTGAACGCATCAGCTTTTTATTTATCGGAAACGCCGCATATTCCGGCATCAAGGTCATGGGATAACAGTGAATATAATCCCCGCCACGCCAATTGGGTGCTTCTAAAGGAACGGTCGAGCGGGCGCGAATTCCGATTCATGAACACGCATCTTGACCATGAGGGGCAGATCGCCAGGGAGAACCAGGCGCGCATCGTTTGCGAGAACGCGAACGCATACCCGCAGGAATTCCCGCAGATACTTACCGGCGATATGAACTGCGATGCGAGTAATGCGGCGATGAAAATATATTTCAGCAATGACTGGGTCGATACGTATGAGGCGGTTCACGGCACCCCCATGCCCGGGTATACGTTCCATGCGTTCAAAGGCAGCGGGTATGAGCATAGGGATAGAACGGACAAGGACTACATCGATAAGATGGACTGGATACTGGTCAAGGGCGCGGTGAACATTTCGGGTGCCTTGATCGTTACCGATTCCAGGGACGGCAGATACTCCAGCGATCATTACTTCATAATCGCTGATGTTGGCGTCGTGCCCGCATGA